GCGAGCAGCAGGAAAACCATCACCATCCCGAGAGCTCTCACGCGATCGACGCTAGTGAGACGGAGCCCGCCGCAGGGGCCGCCGGGACGATCTGTGGAGAACGCGCGCAGGACCTTCGCCCCGCACCCACGGTCCCATCGCCCCTGCCGGCGGGCGCCGATCCCGACGACCCTCGAGGTGGAGCGAACGCTCCCCCGGCGCAGGTCGCGCCGCGCCCCCATCTTGAGGAGCACGCCATGAAGGCTGCCGTCGTCCCCACCCTCGGCGCACCGCTGGAGATCCGCGACGTCCCCGTCCCCGAGCCCGGCCCCGGCCAGGTGCTCGTGCGGATCGAGACCTGCGGGCTCTGCCACACCGACATCCACGCGGCCCGCGGCGAGTGGCCCGTGAAGCCCAAGGACCAGCTCATCCCCGGCCATGAGGGCGTCGGCATCGTCGAGGCCGTCGGTGAGGGCGACCTGCCCGTGGCGGTCGGCCAACGTGTCGCGCTCCCGTGGCTCGGGCAGGCCTGCGGCCACTGCCGCTACTGCGTCGACGGCTGGGAGACCTACTGCACCAGCCCGGCCTACATGGGCTACACGATGGACGGCAGCTACGCGGAGTACGCCGTCGCGTGGGCCAGCCACGTCGTGCCCGTCCCGGACGGCGTCGACCCGATGGACGCCGCGCCGCTGACCTGCGCCGGCGTGACGACGTACAAGGCCATCAAGGTCGCGGACCCCAAGCCGAACGAGACCTGCATGGTCGTCGGCATCGGTGGCCTCGGGCACCTGGGTCTGCAGTACGCCCGGATCTTCGGCACCCGCACCGTCGCCGTCGACGTGCACGACGACAAGCTGCAGCTGGCGAAGGACCTGGGCGCCGACCATGTCATCGACGCGCGCGGCGACCAGGCGGCCCAGCTCGCCGAGCTCGGCGGGGTCGACATCGCGCTGGTGACGGTGCCGTCGCCGGCCGCCATGCAGGCCGCGCACGCCGCCCTCAACCCCAACGGTCGGCTCGTGATCGTCGGCCTGCCGGCCGACAACCGCCTCGAGCTCCCGGTCTTCGAGACCGTGCTCAAGGGCATCTCGATCATCGGGTCGCTGGTCGGGACGCGCAACGACCTCGCCGCCTGCTTCGACCTCCACGCTCGCGGCCTGACCCGCGTCGTGACCGAGAGCCGCACGCTCGACGACGTCAACGCGTGCTTCGAGGAGGTGCTGGCCGGGGAGGTTCCGGCGCGACTGGTCTTCGACATGCGGTGACGCTCGAGGCCTATCCACGGGCACGTCCGGAGGTGTAGGCAAGGAGGGCGAGGCATCCCCCTCGCTCCACCGGACGAGGAGTTGCCGTGGCCGCACTCGAGAGCACCCAGCTGCTGACCGAGCTCGAGCCGGTGGTGGAGGACAACCTCAACCGGCACATGGCGATGGCCGACGAGTGGATGCCGCACGAGTACGTCCCGTGGAGCCTGGGCCGCGACTTCGCCGACCTCGGCGGCGACCCGTGGGAGGTCGCGCAGTCCCAGCTGTCCCCCATCGCGCGCACGGCGCTCGAGGTCAACCTGCTGACCGAGGACAACCTGCCGAGCTACCACCGCGAGATCGACCGTGCCTTCGGCCGCGACAGCGCGTGGGGCACCTGGGTGAACCGGTGGACCGCCGAGGAGGGCCGCCACGCCTTCTGCATCCGCGACTACCTCCTCGTCACCCGCGGCGTCGACCCCGTCGAGCTCGAGCGCGCGCGGATGGAGACCATGGAGACCGGCTACGAGGCGATGGACAAGTCGCTGCTCAACGTCTGCGCCTACGTGTCGTTCCAGGAGCTCGCCACCCGGGTCTCGCACCGCAACACCGGCCGCTACACCGAGGAGCCGATCGCCGACAAGCTGCTCGCCCGCGTCGCCAAGGACGAGAACCTCCACATGATCTTCTACCGCAACATCGTCACCGCGGCCCTCGAGCTCACCCCCAGCCAGACGATGCGCGCGATCACCGAGGAGGTCGTCGGCTTCGAGATGCCCGGCAGCGTCATCCCCGGCTTCTCGCGCAAGGCGGTGCAGATGGCCAAGGCCGGGATCTACGACCTCCGCATCCACCACGACGACATCGTCGCGCCGCTGCTCCGGCAGTGGGGCGTGTGGGAGCTGGAGGGGCTCGACGCCGACGGCGAGGCGGCTCGCGACGAGCTCGCGGCCGCGGTCGCCACGCTCGACGGCGAGGCGACGCGCTTCGTCGAGCGGCGGGACGAGGCGGCGGCGAAGAAGGCCGCGCGTCAGGCCTGAGCGACGCCTCGCCGTCGGTCAGCGGCGGACCTGCAGCACACCTCGGGCCCCGCGCTCGGCGTCGACCATGACGTGGCTGACGAACGGGTAGTCGCCCGGCTCGTCCAGCACCAGCTCGACGAAACCGCCCTGGGCCGGCAGCAGCGGCAGCACCTGCGCGCCACCGTCGCGTGCCGGACCCGAGCGGCTGCCGAGCTGCCACGCGCCTTCGTTGAACACGGTGTCGAACTGCCCGCCGACGACGTGGAAGGACGAGGCGCGGCTCGGTCCCGCGTCGAGCACCCAGATCCGGACCCGCTCGCCGGTGCGGGCGCGCAGCGGCTCGCGGGCGTACTGGTCGGGGTAGCCGTTGAACACCACGGCGTCGGGCTCCTCGGCAGCGACCTTGTCGAGGTCGGCGACCGCGCCGTCGGCCCCGTGGTACTGCTCGGACTGCACCAGGACGTACTCCCGGTCGACGGGAGGCAGGCCGGGCGGCTCGATCACGACGGCGCCGAAGAGTCCGTTGGCGATGTGCGCGGTCATCGGCATCGTGGAGCAGTGATACATCCACACCCCGGCCCGGGTCGCGGTGAAGCGATAGGTCAGCGACTCCCCGGGCGGGATCGTGCGCATCACCTCGTCCGGGGCGCGCACTCCGGCGTGGAAGTCGATCGAGTGGCCCATCGTCCCGTCGTTCACCAGCGTGATGACGAACCGGTCGCCGACGCGGCCGCGCAGCACCGGGCCCGGCGCGGTGCCGTTGAACGTCCACACCTCCTGGGTCACCCCCGGCGCCACCTCCGCCTGCTGCTCGGTGATCCGGAACGTGTGGCGGTGCACGCGCTCCGGGACCAGCGGCGGCAGGACCGGGTCGTACGCCGCGAAGTCCGGCCCCGGCTCGCCCGCCGAGCTGATCGGCGCCCCGGACGCGTCGTGGCCGTGGTCCTCGTGCCCGGCCGGTTCAGTGGCACCGTCGACGGCGCCGTCCGCGGCGGCTGCCGCGTCCTGCGACCCGCCACCCGTCACGTCGACGGCGAACGTCATGCCCATCTGCCGGTGCCCCACGACCGAGCACCAGCCGTC
This sequence is a window from Nocardioides sp. S5. Protein-coding genes within it:
- a CDS encoding zinc-dependent alcohol dehydrogenase; this translates as MKAAVVPTLGAPLEIRDVPVPEPGPGQVLVRIETCGLCHTDIHAARGEWPVKPKDQLIPGHEGVGIVEAVGEGDLPVAVGQRVALPWLGQACGHCRYCVDGWETYCTSPAYMGYTMDGSYAEYAVAWASHVVPVPDGVDPMDAAPLTCAGVTTYKAIKVADPKPNETCMVVGIGGLGHLGLQYARIFGTRTVAVDVHDDKLQLAKDLGADHVIDARGDQAAQLAELGGVDIALVTVPSPAAMQAAHAALNPNGRLVIVGLPADNRLELPVFETVLKGISIIGSLVGTRNDLAACFDLHARGLTRVVTESRTLDDVNACFEEVLAGEVPARLVFDMR
- a CDS encoding acyl-ACP desaturase, whose protein sequence is MAALESTQLLTELEPVVEDNLNRHMAMADEWMPHEYVPWSLGRDFADLGGDPWEVAQSQLSPIARTALEVNLLTEDNLPSYHREIDRAFGRDSAWGTWVNRWTAEEGRHAFCIRDYLLVTRGVDPVELERARMETMETGYEAMDKSLLNVCAYVSFQELATRVSHRNTGRYTEEPIADKLLARVAKDENLHMIFYRNIVTAALELTPSQTMRAITEEVVGFEMPGSVIPGFSRKAVQMAKAGIYDLRIHHDDIVAPLLRQWGVWELEGLDADGEAARDELAAAVATLDGEATRFVERRDEAAAKKAARQA